In Piliocolobus tephrosceles isolate RC106 unplaced genomic scaffold, ASM277652v3 unscaffolded_38771, whole genome shotgun sequence, the DNA window ttttttttttttttttgagacagagtctcgctctgtcacccaggctggagtacagtggtgcaatctcggctcactgcaagttccacctccaggattcacgccattctcctgcctcagcctccagagcagctaggactacaggcgcccgcgaccatgcccggctaatttttttttttctgtatttttagtagagacgaggtttcactgtgttagccaggatggtcccaatctcctgaccttgtgatccacccacttcggcctcccaaagtgctcggattacaggtgtgagccaccatgcccggccaacctcacttaaatattttattcagtgaaTCACATTAATTTAGGAACGGtgatattttgtaaattattttttaaatgaagttttaaaatggaGTTAACTTGAAACACAGCAATCAATGGTATAGGTACAGATAGTAACACTAAAGACGGTGTCAGGAGAAAGCATGGGCTAGTAAAGAGGCAAAAAAGAACAATGGATTACAGGTCTCTGCACCTAGCTTCCTACGGGGCTGTCTCCTGTTCCTCGTACCTCTTAAAACAGGCTCCCTTAGCTGGCAATACTGTGTTCGTTATAAGGGCAGCTGGCAGTGTCATGGTTATCGTATCTCTCAATGTTGATTAAGTGTCTGGCAAATATTAGGTGCCCAAGCTTTGGACGAATAATAACTGCAAAGAAAGTTTACTCAATATGCAAATAACCATAAATATCATAATTTTCTAAATTCAGCCATTTGCCAGTAGACCTACAGAATTTAAATTATCATCATGAAAATCCAGCAAAAACTACTATTAGGGACAGAGATCCTGCCCAACTCATCTTTATATCCCAAATAGTGTAGAAAACAATGCCTAATAGACAATAAAAACTCACTATAGTTAATTTATTCGATGGTGACAGCTATTATCAGAAACTTGAAGCTGTCTACAAAAGAGCCGCTAAAAGAGGAATCAGTATCTATCTATGTTTTTCAGTGGGAGAGGATTGCCAGGGCAAGAATTATAGGAAGATGTTTTACTCAGAGAAGAAATTAAGAACTACTACAGCAGCCCAACAATACAATGTTCAAACACAGGCTGGAGGAGACACCACCAGGAATGTTATACTTGAGGGAGGTTGATGGCATCTTGAGGTCTTTCAATTTCAAAATTCTATGGCTTCATTTCAAGGTCACAGATCAATACAAAACCACCTAACAATTCAAATGGCTGTAATTTAcactatgcatttttttttagaagatgTCTTACCTTTTTCATGAAACTTGTGTCTTGTCtacaaattttttctctttttatctttaggTCAGCTACATCTGGTATTATTCTAGAGACAAtcaatatatcatttttaatgaatAGCACATTTATTTACAATATCACATCTTATATGGAAACCTGTATTTACACTTAAGAGTTTGATAAGCCTGTAATACTACTGAATTGCTTCTGAAGAGTACATATGTGCCCTCTAAAAATTtgctatcttaaaatatattgattaaattatctcaataccaattaaataaaattctggaTTAATAAAACCTGAACatgctagatttttaaaaatcacaatactTACATACACTAATTtagcaatttaaaaacattatcattAGATCCATTTCAAAATGGCATATTACCTGATCCCTCGAAGCTTTGCCCTATTGTCATGGCGATCCATGAGATTATGCATTACTTCCAAGACCAACTGTCTCAGTTCATAGTCTTCCATGAGAGATGGTGATAACAAAGGATCCAGGAAAGACCCTGGAAGTGCAGTAACAATCGTCTTTGCTTTGTATCCAGAAGTCACCTGATTATcgggaagaaaacaaacaattttgTCACGAGTCCTTTTTTTGTATAAGAACCATAAcctgaggaaagaaaatatgcacaGAAGCCTGCAGAGAAGACATAAAGGAAATGTGCAAAGTAATGAAggattttggctgggcgtggtggctcacgcttgtaatcccagcactttgagaggcggaggagggtggatcaggagatcagaagatggagaccaccctggctaacacggtgaaactccatctctactaaaaaataaaaaaaaaaaattagccaggcacagtggcgggcacctgtagtcccagctacttgggagtctgaggcaggagaatggcctgaacccgggaggcggagcttgcagtgagccgagatcgcgccaatgtactccagcctgggcgacagagcaaggctccgtctcaaaaaaaaaaaaaaagtaatgtaggATTTTGCTGAATTTACAAAAACATCATTCATAAGGAGAACAAAGTTAATAACAGCATACATTTACCACGTGTTAGGCATGATTCTAAGCACTGCATATGTGTTAACTTTTTCCTCACCATATCCCTGTAAGGTAGACCCTAGTGAA includes these proteins:
- the LOC113223107 gene encoding protein EFR3 homolog A-like, whose protein sequence is MMFIMGKVPVFGTSTHTLDISQLGDLGTRRIQIMLLRSLLMVTSGYKAKTIVTALPGSFLDPLLSPSLMEDYELRQLVLEVMHNLMDRHDNRAKLRGIRIIPDVADLKIKREKICRQDTSFMKKVRHLLKKNA